Within the Streptomyces sp. NBC_00554 genome, the region GGTCAACACGGTCCTGATGCGGGGCGTCAACGACGGCGAGGCCCCCGACCTGCTCGACTGGGCCCTCCGCCACGGCTACGAGCTGCGGTTCATCGAGCAGATGCCGCTGGACGCCCAGCACGGCTGGCAGCGCGAGGACATGGTCACCGCCGCCGAGATCATCGAGCGGCTCTCGGCCCGTTTCGCCCTCACCCCCGAGCCCTCCGCGGTACGCGGCTCCGCGCCCGCCGAACGCTGGCTGGTCGACGGCGGACCCGGCCGGGTCGGCGTGATCGCCTCCGTCACCAGGCCCTTCTGCCGCGCCTGCGACCGCACCCGGCTCACCGCCGACGGGCAGGTCCGCGACTGTCTGTTCGCCCGCGAGGAGTCCGACCTGCGTGCTGTTCTGCGTTCCGGCGCTTCCGATCGGCAGATCGCCGACCGCTGGCGCACCGCGATGTGGGGCAAGAAGCCGGGCTCGGGCCTCGACGACCCGTCGTTCCTCCAGCCCGGGCGCCCGATGTCCGCGATCGGCGGCTGACCACCGACTTGGGGCCGGTGAGCCGCACCGGCCCCGAGCGCCGGTGCGGCCCGCCGGTCAACGCAGCAGCCGGACCGCGGCGACCACCACCGGGTCGAGCCCGTCCGCTCCGGCGTCGACGAACTCGTACAGCCGGTTGCGCATGCGCGGGTCCCAGAACTTGCCGATGTGTCCGGCGATCGCCTCGGCGGCCGCATCGCCCGGCAGGTGCACATGGTTCGCCGCGATCTGGTTCGCCATCCTGGACTCCGGTGCCATCCCGCCCGCCATCTCAGTCCACCACCGTGACGAGTTGGTGGTCGTCCTCGACGACCTCCGTGCCGCTCTGCCCGAGCGGGTGCGCAAGGCCGACCTGTACGGCGGTC harbors:
- the moaA gene encoding GTP 3',8-cyclase MoaA — its product is MLIDTHGRIATDLRVSLTDRCNLRCTYCMPEEGLRWLPKPELLTDDEIVRMVSIAVTELGVTEVRFTGGEPLLRPGLVGIVERCAALEPRPRISLTTNGIGLARTAEALRTAGLDRVNVSLDTLNPEVFRTLTRRDRHHDVLAGLTAAHDAGLTPVKVNTVLMRGVNDGEAPDLLDWALRHGYELRFIEQMPLDAQHGWQREDMVTAAEIIERLSARFALTPEPSAVRGSAPAERWLVDGGPGRVGVIASVTRPFCRACDRTRLTADGQVRDCLFAREESDLRAVLRSGASDRQIADRWRTAMWGKKPGSGLDDPSFLQPGRPMSAIGG
- a CDS encoding formate dehydrogenase subunit delta, which produces MANQIAANHVHLPGDAAAEAIAGHIGKFWDPRMRNRLYEFVDAGADGLDPVVVAAVRLLR